Proteins found in one Drosophila innubila isolate TH190305 chromosome X, UK_Dinn_1.0, whole genome shotgun sequence genomic segment:
- the LOC117786730 gene encoding zinc finger protein 878-like: MPPHFERCGDIVWQCKRDSRSFAFKCIFCEHQSTAFRDFKVHLEGEHSVQMELDVQQEPIKTKTRRLRSQREKQTALITTVQLEMETTESKLDMTELQLDPLEKSEVLTAAVKPEFESEPESERMLDMPSDRSIDGDSDSLETVPSSSSYFWLRQHPIMLSLIEQYKEARLLWDMGMLEYRNYKRRGDACDQIAAHLNAQFDLQLKGLEIADYTKRLRYAYEVEQRRLQRNEDAVATKWYYEHLSFLCNSVRGKRGKEDRKGGQREDSMLPVPQLTDEQNVKFIELYQRCNRLWDMQDLTCRLRHVRVAAKKTLLQLCRSELQVPLEPAQLQRYIRHMRKAYAQEKSRRIECKRKGIIYKCRGRYQQQLQFLDEHMPPFQCQECGELLSSMDRFKVHCAAHDGSLPFVCPFCKRGFTRSDNCIMHVRRHTQDFHLECKECGKRFANTSDLQVHRRQHTGEKPYCCDVCGSRFTTCSFFERHKRRHEKRPTGKCHLCDKVFYENSLLNDHIKGHLNVRDKKCDICNKSFTSAKYLRQHKEIHAAHKRYICKICGKGFAQYAGLSGHMKSHGTTVRGGTKEETQTKAISTSPTDPSTTGSL; the protein is encoded by the exons ATGCCGCCCCACTTTGAGCGCTGTGGTGACATTGTCTGGCAATGCAAGCGTGATTCTCGCAGTTTCGCCTTTAAGTGCATCTTCTGTGAGCATCAATCAACGGCTTTTAGAGACTTTAAGGTGCATTTGGAAGGAGAGCATTCGGTGCAGATGGAACTCGATGTACAACAAGAGccgataaaaacaaaaacaagaagacTGCGTAGCCAGCGAGAGAAACAAACGGCTTTAATAACAACTGTCCAGCTCGAAATGGAGACAACTGAGTCCAAACTCGATATGACGGAGCTCCAACTAGATCCGCTGGAGAAGAGCGAAGTTTTGACAGCTGCAGTCAAACCGGAGTTTGAATCGGAGCCGGAGTCGGAAAGAATGCTTGATATGCCCAGTGACAGGAGTatcgacggcgacagcgattCCCTGGAGACTGTG CCCAGCAGCTCATCATACTTTTGGCTGCGCCAGCATCCTATAATGCTATCCCTCATCGAGCAATACAAGGAGGCACGCCTGCTCTGGGACATGGGCATGCTGGAGTATCGCAACTACAAGCGACGCGGCGATGCCTGTGACCAGATCGCGGCTCATCTAAACGCACAGTTCGATCTGCAGTTGAAGGGTCTGGAGATTGCCGACTACACGAAAAGGCTGCGCTACGCCTATGAAGTGGAGCAGCGACGTCTGCAGCGGAATGAGGATGCAGTTGCAACTAAATGGTACTATGAGCACCTAAGCTTTCTGTGCAACAGTGTACGCGGCAAACGTGGCAAAGAGGATCGAAAGGGAGGCCAAAGGGAAGACTCCATGTTACCCGTGCCGCAGCTGACGGACGAGCAGAATGTCAAGTTCATAGAACTCTATCAGCGTTGTAATCGCCTCTGGGATATGCAGGATTTGACCTGTCGTCTGCGACACGTGCGAGTGGCAGCCAAGAAGAcgctgttgcagttgtgcCGCAGCGAGTTGCAGGTGCCGTTGGAGCCGGCACAGCTTCAGCGCTACATTAGGCATATGCGCAAAGCCTACGCCCAGGAGAAGTCGCGTCGCATCGAATGCAAGCGCAAGGGGATCATATACAAGTGCAGAGGTCGCtaccagcagcagctgcagtttcTCGACGAGCACATGCCGCCGTTTCAGTGCCAAGAGTGCGGTGAATTGCTGAGCAGCATGGACCGCTTTAAGGTGCATTGTGCCGCACATGATGGCAGCTTGCCCTTTGTCTGCCCCTTCTGCAAGCGAGGCTTTACGCGCAGCGACAATTGCATCATGCATGTGAGGCGTCACACCCAAGACTTTCATCTGGAATGCAAGGAGTGTGGCAAGCGGTTTGCCAACACCTCGGATCTGCAGGTGCATCGGCGCCAACACACGGGTGAGAAGCCCTATTGCTGTGACGTGTGCGGCAGTCGCTTCACCACCTGCTCCTTCTTCGAGCGTCACAAGCGACGGCACGAGAAGAGGCCCACGGGCAAGTGCCATCTCTGTGACAAGGTCTTCTATGAGAACTCATTGCTCAATGATCACATCAAGGGCCATCTGAATGTGAGAGACAAAAAGTGTGATATCTGCAATAAATCCTTTACCAGTGCCAAGTACTTGCGGCAGCACAAGGAAATCCATGCGGCCCACAAACGCTACATCTGTAAGATCTGCGGCAAGGGATTCGCCCAATACGCCGGACTCAGCGGTCACATGAAGTCGCATGGCACAACAGTGCGCGGCGGGACCAAGGAGGAAACACAAACCAAAGCGATATCTACATCTCCAACAGATCCCTCAACTACTGGCTCACTCTAA